AGATACTGATAAGGCATACTTCACGGTGGAACACGAATCAACCTTTCTACTCCACATATTGCTACAAATAactgcttaaaaaaaatttagcgcGGATTGCTTTAAACATAAGCACGACCGATTCGTAATACATACGACGATATTTTGTAAATGCCAAATGGCGCGATATTCTTAAGCATATGTGCTACAACATGTGTGCGGGATAAGCGGCATTGCGGTTGAATATCATTACGAATTGTTATACATGTTATGCATTGATTCATACGATGTcatgtatcataataaaaatcatttattggacaaaaattacattattttcacaGTCTGATGTTCAACGCCAGATGTCGAAGCATCGCACGCGctgttatttatttcgaagTGATGCGAATCACGAAAGCAGGacgatataataaatgaaaattgttataaacatTCGTGTCAGTTGTAATTTTACGTACAAGCATTATGACACTTTGTACTTTGGGTTATCTGTACAAcatttatacgtatatattcatttctttaaaaatttatcgttaaatGCAACAATTGTTCTTACGCGGGGATATAATCACCCATAATATCGTACAATATCTTTTACAGAAAAGATCTCTATGGAAAGAGCTCTGTGGAATGTTTCCgaagtgtaaaataaaatacttgaaCACATTGACAAGTTTTTCAGGCTTCCGTGACGACAGTTAATCTTCTTTTCCTTTCCCGCTGGATGGCATAACGTGAATTTCGCTATAGTCCCGCGCGATATCAATGTactgaaaatttattgatttatttataaatataaattctttggCGTATTTAGCATGCGTGTATACTAACAGCAGGCAATTtgaaaaactatatatataagaaaacagacaaaagtaagaaaataaataaattagcaaaatacatatattacaaatttctcTAATCtcgaacattttatttaccttTCTAGGGACGAGGAATTCGAGGATTTGCAGAATTATGTAGCATAATGACACTACGAGTAAGTAGGCCAATACGTCGCTTTTTATCTGATTCGCTAATCGTTGTCCCAGATTTCTTTTGGCTTCACGCTTCACTAAATTATACACTATTTCCGTACGTTTGGTGATGTTGAACCAGTTATAAAACAAGCTTATCCTCCTGTGCATCTCGAAAGGCCTGTTATTGCCCTTTTTGTAATCCGCTATAGCCATTTCCAGACCTTCAATTAACGCAGGTATGGTGGGTTCTACGAGGTAAATCAAATCTGGCGGTAAAACTTCCGGAATTCCTCCGACTTTCGTCGACACTACCTGCAACCTGTAagacaatatatattacatttaacgttatttgacaattttgaaaagatctgagtgaataatttttcagattttataaatgtaacgACGAGGGAAAGTGAAATGCACAATGTTGCATTTTACCCGCAAGAAGCTGCTTCTACAATAGCCATGCAGTAAGCTTCCGTCAGGCTCGTATTCAGGAAGATGTGACCCTTGTTCAGAATGTGTCTGACTTGAGAGTGTTCCAGACTGCCCAGCAAGGTGACTCTGTGCTGCAGCAGATTCCTCTCCCGCACTTCTTCTATGAGCCATCTCTTTGGACCGTCTCCGCcgattaaaaactttacatttttatgacgCGAACAGATCTCAGGAATTATATGGGCTAGAAGATCAACGCCTTTTCTATACACCAATCGCGACACTATTACTATAGTAACTGAAACAAAAAGTTACATTGAATAATGTGTAGAatgatatatttctaattcaaGCTTCAGATTTTCAACTTACTATAATCGTTGCTCCGTTTATTGATATCAGGTGTAAACAACATTGTATCAACGGCATTTGGAATAACCGACACCTTCTCCTTTTGTACTTTGGCTCGCAGCACTGTATTCTCCTTTCCAGTGTGAGATACGCATATGCAATGATCACAATCAACCAATGATATCTCGAGAAATTTGTTTGTCAGGATAGCAGATGCATCCGCAAAACCAAAGAGAGAATGATCCGTGAAGACAGTCtacaaatacaataaaattaagcaGAAATTAAACAGATTATCTCTTGTTATTTAAACTACTGCTAGCGTAATTTCAACTTACTTTCAGTCCCATTAATCTACCAATTAACATTCCCTCATGTGCTAAAGCAGAAAATGCAGAATGGCCATGTATTATCTGTATCTCttctcttataaaaatatatctaatgaGAGGAAGAGAGCATATCATCGTTGGAAGAATGCACTGATTGTAGAAAACCTTGACAGGGATATAATATACCTTAAATAAAGCAAAACGTAAGAAGAAATCATTAAATGACAATATTCTGATATCTaatggaataaaaatgaaacatacTTTCAAACCATTTGTCATGTACCGTATCCCTACTCTATCTCCATAGGAATGTGTTAATATCACCACTTTGTGCCCATGCTCCAACAGACATtgggataaattaaaaatatgttcctCGACACCGCCCATGTTCGGGTAAAAAAAATCCGAAACCATGCTGCAAAACGTGTCACACAGATATTATTAACGCAtatgataaattgaaaaataataaacaatgcGAAAAGTTGTATTTTATGACAGcacatattctattttattagtgAAAATGTCGTACAAaccatattttatgttttacacCACTCATCTTCACGCCCATACATGACTTATACTGTTCAATTTGGCAATCAGAGATTTGTGATATCGTTGCCGGGTGTATTCGCAATATCAATTCTACTATTTCATACTGTTATCActtctttttatcatattcgtTGTATACAGTCTGACTTATGTGTGTTTCGCACCGATAAGAACCGATAATGACACAGTACATTATACTACATGCATACTGATATGCATTTGACATATTGGTTATGTTATGTGTGAAAAACACAACGGTTGAGCGATCAGTTTTCGGACAGTGATCTGGCCGATAGATATGGATTACTCACAAATGATGGTTATCAAGCAGTTGGGTAAGTTTCTAAACACAAGCATTGTTGACGTTTAAAAAACATGATTGTGCATTGTATATATtcatggaaaaatatttttgttatctaAACGTTCTTCAAGTATTTTGGAGCATAAATCAAGGATAACATACTCGCATACATTCATTCAGCATGGGTAAGAtagaataaacaattatttaaagaatcaaatatgatttttattttacgaaagaTCATACGATCATCTTTATACGGATTCTTGTACTGGTGGTTCGTAACCCTCCGGCCTGTCGACCTTTGATCCACTTTCACCAGTTTCCTCGCTCTTATTACCACCTCCATCACCGTGCAGCTCTAACAATTTGCTGAGCTCAAAGCGTGGCTTCTTCAATACTTTTACCTAATaaagtgagaaatatttattaataaaaaaaataatcactaATTTTCACActaataatcatttatatatttagcatTATTACTCACCTTTCGAATGTAAACGTCGTGGAGAGGATAAATGCCCTGTGATGCCTTCTCGATGTCTTTAGCCGTGGCATCTGGAAGCAATTTGCTAACCACACCTTTCAAGTCGGTTTTCGTAACATCATCTTGAATTGTTTCAACCATCTTTGCTCTAATTTTCTTGACCTAAATTGAAtcgtgtattataaaataggaaaaaataataaaacaaaaagataataaaaaaaacaaaatagcaAGACagataaaagtttaatattagataaatgcatatttaagTCAAATAAATCCAAAATGTTCCTTggcgtaaaa
This DNA window, taken from Linepithema humile isolate Giens D197 chromosome 7, Lhum_UNIL_v1.0, whole genome shotgun sequence, encodes the following:
- the PIG-A gene encoding phosphatidylinositol N-acetylglucosaminyltransferase subunit A is translated as MGVKMSGVKHKICMVSDFFYPNMGGVEEHIFNLSQCLLEHGHKVVILTHSYGDRVGIRYMTNGLKVYYIPVKVFYNQCILPTMICSLPLIRYIFIREEIQIIHGHSAFSALAHEGMLIGRLMGLKTVFTDHSLFGFADASAILTNKFLEISLVDCDHCICVSHTGKENTVLRAKVQKEKVSVIPNAVDTMLFTPDINKRSNDYITIVIVSRLVYRKGVDLLAHIIPEICSRHKNVKFLIGGDGPKRWLIEEVRERNLLQHRVTLLGSLEHSQVRHILNKGHIFLNTSLTEAYCMAIVEAASCGLQVVSTKVGGIPEVLPPDLIYLVEPTIPALIEGLEMAIADYKKGNNRPFEMHRRISLFYNWFNITKRTEIVYNLVKREAKRNLGQRLANQIKSDVLAYLLVVSLCYIILQILEFLVPRKYIDIARDYSEIHVMPSSGKGKED